The following are from one region of the Malassezia vespertilionis chromosome 4, complete sequence genome:
- the cwf19 gene encoding Pre-mRNA-splicing factor cwf19 (COG:S; EggNog:ENOG503NXTC) yields the protein MQLGDSAAHDADFFGSLGETRQAPSAPAPAEREPRVSARELNPMLNPDAQDTQHTVPLPREEKKFGAPGHKWRMMKLRRTLEMADESGISIEEIATERYGSLAAFEEAIAERDFLKGSQGERGTSQAGRRASAFRRPGEAAPACADAIANPAARSATATARSIPSVLAPVAPSHGLLSVSELNKLEAKVLRAEMTGLAEAGAMRAELEQAKVQAASGDASVEALPVLDGYGRMYDIGTSTTAELDAAQTSLSGGRRAMAKQRAQLAATQSNDESLTDLIRQEKFSAGSKDQKQNDAALAYQITADHGFQNDLEYMDDEAQRFARKKMRDDAMKRQFALNDYARTKHALDTCTFCWQDEGRIPPKANIISSSSYAYLALPDREPLVEGHCWIVPTQHNLSSLDVDEDGWTEIRNYMKCLFRMAAARNQSMLFFETVLSFRQQKHTYLEAVPIPLDLFQEIPAYFKTALAEVESEWSDHKQVIQFTEARPFQRSMVSKLPYFMVQWDYKGQRGYGHVIEARDDGAGRASLHAAYEEPSYDDGDHIGGAGFPKWFAQEIIGNLLDLEPYRWRSPRHIKGIGHCLAQFHAMWDPYDWTRQVDL from the coding sequence ATGCAGCTTGGCGATTCggcagcgcacgatgcCGACTTTTTTGGATCGCTTGGCGAGACGCGCCAGGCCCcgtcggcgccggcgccagCAGAACGCGAGCCGCGTGTGAGTGCACGCGAGCTAAATCCCATGCTGAATCCCGACGCGCAAGATACCCAACATACTGTGCCGCTGCCACGCGAAGAGAAAAAGTTTGGCGCGCCCGGCCATAAGTGGCGTATGATgaagctgcgccgcacattaGAGATGGCGGACGAGTCGGGGATATCCATTGAAGAGATTGCCACCGAGCGATACGGGTCGCTCGCCGCATTTGAAGAAGCGATTGCGGAACGTGATTTTTTAAAAGGGTCCCAAGGCGAGCGTGGCACATCGCAAGCAGGAAGGCGCGCGTCTGCTTTCCGACGTCCTGGCGAGGCGGCGCCGGCATGTGCCGACGCTATCGCAAACCCCGCAGCTCGCTCTGCCACAGCCACAGCGCGGAGTATCCCTAGTGTCTTGGCACCTGTAGCGCCTTCTCATGGGCTGCTCAGTGTGAGCGAGCTGAACAAACTCGAGGCCAAGGTCCTGCGAGCAGAGATGACCGGCCTTGCCGAGGccggcgcgatgcgtgcggAATTGGAGCAGGCGAAAGTACAGGCAGCGTCTGGCGATGCTTCTGTTGAGGCACTTCCCGTCTTGGATGGGTACGGTCGTATGTATGACATCGGGACAAGCACAACAGCTGAGTTGGATGCGGCACAAACCTCCCTTTCGGGAggcaggcgcgcaatggcaaagcagcgcgcgcagctaGCCGCTACACAGTCTAACGACGAGTCTCTCACAGACCTTATCCGGCAGGAGAAGTTTAGCGCTGGCAGTAAAGACCAAAAACAAAACGACGCTGCATTGGCTTACCAGATCACTGCCGACCACGGATTCCAAAACGATCTGGAGTAcatggacgacgaggcgcagcgcttcgcgcgaaaaaagatgcgcgacgatgcaaTGAAGCGCCAGTTTGCCTTGAACGACTATGCCCGCACGAAGCATGCCTTGGATACGTGCACATTCTGTTGGCAGGACGAGGGTCGCATTCCGCCAAAAGCCAATATCATTTCGTCTAGTTCGTATGCATATCTCGCGCTTCCTGATAGGGAGCCGCTAGTGGAAGGCCATTGCTGGATCGTGCCTACACAGCACAACCTGAGTTCGCTGGACGTTGATGAGGATGGCTGGACAGAGATCCGCAACTATATGAAATGCCTCTTTCGCatggccgccgcgcggaaTCAATCGATGCTCTTCTTCGAGACGGTGCTGTCTTTCCGGCAACAAAAGCACACCTACTTGGAAGCCGTACCGATCCCCTTGGATCTGTTCCAAGAGATTCCCGCGTATTTCAAgactgcgctcgccgaaGTGGAGTCAGAGTGGTCGGACCATAAGCAAGTGATTCAGTTCACCGAGGCACGGCCGTTTCAGCGGAGTATGGTGTCGAAGCTCCCGTACTTTATGGTGCAATGGGACTACAAAGGCCAGCGTGGTTATGGACACGTTATAGAGGCGCGTGACGATGGCGCTGGACGTGCATCTTTGCATGCTGCGTACGAAGAGCCTAGCTACGACGATGGAGATCATatcggcggcgctgggttCCCGAAATGGTTTGCACAGGAAATTATTGGAAATCTATTGGATCTGGAGCCGTACCGCTGGCGTAGCCCCCGGCATATCAAAGGCATTGGGCACTGTCTTGCCCAATTCCACGCTATGTGGGATCCGTATGACTGGACACGCCAGGTGGATTTAtag
- a CDS encoding uncharacterized protein (COG:J; EggNog:ENOG503NTXF), producing MLDKLSGTYASRPSTGPHKLREALPLVVLLRNRLKYALTGREVMLITMQRIVKVDNKIRTDPTFPTGFMDVVTLERSGEHFRILYDVKGRFIVHRISEDEASYKLLKVKRVQLGARGVPHIVTHDGRTLRYPDPLIRVNDTVKFDVVNNKMLDFVKFDVGAQAMVTGGRNMGRAGQIINLERHHGGFDIVHVRDAAGREFSTRLNNIFVIGDHEKRWISMPRGGGVKLSITEERDLRLKKAAQ from the exons ATGCTGGACAAGCTGTCCGGCACTTACGCTTCGCGCCCCAGCACCGGTCCTCACAAGCTCCGTGAAGCGCTCCCTCTCGTG GTTCTCTTGCGCAACCGCTTGAAGTACGCGCTGACTGGCCGTGAGGTCATGCTGATTaccatgcagcgcatcgtcaagGTCGACAACAAGATCCGCACCGACCCTACTTTCCCTACTGGTTTTATGGACGTCGTCACCCTTGAGCGCTCTGGCGAGCACTTCCGTATCCTCTACGATGTCAAGGGCCGCTTTATTGTGCACCGCATCTCTGAGGATGAGGCCAGCTACAAGCTCCTCAAGGTCAAGCGTGTTCAGCTTGGCGCCAGGGGTGTGCCGCACATTGTGACCCACGATGGCCGCACTCTGCGTTACCCTGACCCTTTGATCCGCGTCAACGACACTGTCAAGTTCGACGTTGTGAACAACAAGATGCTTGATTTTGTCAAGTTTGAtgtcggcgcgcaggcgATGGTCACCGGTGGCCGTAACATGGGACGTGCTGGTCAAATCATTAACCTCGAGCGTCACCACGGTGGCTTTGACATTGTCCATGTCCGTGACGCCGCCGGCCGTGAGTTCTCCACGCGTCTCAACAACATTTTCGTCATTGGCGACCATGAAAAGCGCTGGATCTCCATGCCCCGTGGCGGTGGTGTCAAGCTCTCTATTACTGAGGAGCGTGACCTGCGCCTGAAGAAGGCTGCTCAATAA
- a CDS encoding uncharacterized protein (COG:O; EggNog:ENOG503NXFB), whose protein sequence is MSEATEAPSQPANINRDGEKIVDMEYYELLGVRGDATDLDLKKAYRKAAIKNHPDKGGDEEKFKMIGEAYRVLSDSNLRADYDRYGKKKPSDEVGLKEATEMFGNLFGGERFLDYIGEISLIRDFGKASEIMMSDEEREELEKQLREQSKGDKEASGTQTVETASEAKGEDSNLGDKASGKASDKDGAVAAASKESKEKHKHKMTTEQREKLANFEKEKEEKEKKRIEDLTQKLKDRIRPFVNAKSPGDPEDSETQLFQKKMRDEAEDLKLESFGVELLHTIGTMYLTKSNTWLKTKRGNFLGMPGFWSRMKERGGTIKEMWNVMGSALNVQSSMEELTRHQDKGDLNEEEMQQLEQDMNGKMLLATWRGTRWEVNTVIRQVCDNVLNEKGVSDKVLLQRAKALAVLGAIYKQVQPDDSDDERRELERLVAQAAEKKKEKKSRFFRKAEPPKPGN, encoded by the exons ATGAGTGAGGCAACCGAAGCACCCTCGCAACCTGCGAACATCAACCGCGATGGCGAGAAGATTGTG GATATGGAGTACTATGAGCTTCTTGGTGTTCGTGGCGATGCCACGGACCTCGATTTGAAAAAGGCGTACCGCAAAGCAGCAATCAAGAACCATCCCGACAAGGGTGGCGATGAGGAGAAGTTCAAGATGATTGGTGAAGCGTATCGTGTGCTGAGCGATTCGAATTTGCGCGCAGACTACGACCGCTATGGCAAAAA GAAACCCTCAGACGAGGTCGGTCTTAAGGAGGCTACAGAAATG TTTGGCAACTTGTTTGGCGGAG AGCGTTTTCTGGACTACATCGGCGAGATTAGTCTCATCCGCGACTTTGGCAAGGCGTCCGAGATTATGATGTCGGACGAGGAGCGTGAAGAGCTTGAGAAGCaactgcgcgagcagaGCAAAGGAGACAAGGAAgcgagcggcacgcagACTGTGGAAACGGCGTCTGAAGCCAAGGGCGAGGATAGCAACCTCGGCGACAAGGCCAGTGGCAAAGCAAGTGACAAGGATGGAGCCGTGGCTGCCGCTTCGAAAGAGTCCAAGGagaagcacaagcacaaGATGACCACAGAGCAGCGTGAAAAGCTCGCGAATTTCGAGAAGGAGAAGGAAGAGaaggaaaagaagcgcatcgAGGACCTGACGCAAAAGCTCAAAGATCGCATCCGTCCTTTTGTCAACGCCAAAAGCCCTGGTGACCCCGAGGATTCCGAGACGCAACTTTTCCAGAAAAAGATGCGCGACGAAGCCGAGGACCTGAAGCTCGAGTCGTTcggcgtcgagctcctGCACACGATCGGCACCATGTACCTGACCAAGAGCAACACGTGGCTCAAaaccaagcgcggcaacTTTCTCGGCATGCCGGGCTTTTGGAGCCGCATGaaggagcgcggcggcaccaTCAAGGAGATGTGGAACGTGATGGGCAGTGCGCTCAATGTTCAGTCCAGCATGGAGGAACTTACTCGGCACCAGGACAAGGGCGACTTGAACGAGGAGGAaatgcagcagctcgaaCAGGACATGAATGGCAAGATGCTCCTTGCCACATGGCGCGGAACGCGCTGGGAGGTCAACACGGTCATACGCCAGGTGTGCGACAATGTGTTGAACGAGAAGGGTGTGAGCGACAAGGtgcttttgcagcgcgcaaaagcgctgGCCGTCCTTGGCGCAATCTACAAGCAGGTACAGCCAGACGACTCGGacgacgagcgccgcgagttggagcgcctcgttgcacaagcggccgagaagaagaaggagaaaaagtcgcgctttttccgcaAGGCCGAGCCGCCCAAGCCAGGCAACTAG
- a CDS encoding uncharacterized protein (EggNog:ENOG503NVGE; COG:K), translating into MLGLRLAVNMSWFSNQWNRWNHGDHGGPGDVAWVEVQYGRQMYQVRLPQESPRILLGALRQEVGAVFGVPVDRVKLTFHGIVLKDDRISLLEYGLSNGSRIVLTVVEPQRAPAKKNNRQAPEVVAVPQPGEGTQGAPQWAPQGVPQGVPQAPQAPTQAQEPLQPQRNPEEEHLKAIRAVLWHCNQVIYPELLQFEKSIDALPNARPGEQTAEPKDVNMIPPARIPYAHRKLGEYLLRELFKLDDIPSDTDQVRTERKQTVRQIQNYMDRVDAGWSTASKSKGIVNDI; encoded by the coding sequence ATGCTCGGCTTGCGTCTTGCGGTGAATATGTCGTGGTTCTCAAACCAGTGGAACCGCTGGAACCACGGCGACCATGGTGGACCGGGTGATGTAGCATGGGTGGAAGTCCAGTACGGGCGCCAGATGTATCAGGTGAGGCTGCCCCAGGAGAGTCCCCGTATTCTTCTCGGTGCACTCCGCCAAGAGGTGGGCGCTGTGTTTGGTGTGCCTGTAGACCGCGTCAAACTCACATTCCATGGGATAGTGCTTAAGGACGATCGAATTTCCCTGCTTGAGTACGGTCTGAGTAATGGGTCGCGTATCGTGCTCACTGTGGTggagccgcagcgcgcgcctgcaaagAAGAACAATAGGCAGGCGCCAGAGGTTGTTGCCGTGCCGCAACCGGGCGAAGGCACACAAGGCGCTCCGCAGTGGGCTCCGCAGGGCGTGCCGCAGGGCGTGCCGCAGGCGCCCCAGGCGCCCACCCAGGCGCAGGAGCCTTTGCAGCCCCAACGGAACCCCGAAGAAGAGCATCTGAAAGCGATCAGAGCGGTGCTTTGGCACTGCAATCAGGTCATTTACCCCGAGTTGCTGCAGTTTGAAAAAAgcatcgacgcgctccCCAATGCGCGTCCCGGCGAGCAAACGGCAGAGCCGAAAGACGTAAACATGATACCGCCTGCACGGATCCCATACGCACATcgcaagcttggcgagtACCTTTTGCGTGAACTGTTCAAGCTGGACGACATCCCATCGGACACGGACCAAGTCCGCACCGAGCGGAAACAAACGGTGCGGCAGATCCAGAACTACATGGACCGCGTCGATGCGGGCTGGTCGACGGCCTCAAAGAGCAAAGGCATCGTAAATGATATTTAA